DNA sequence from the Oceanipulchritudo coccoides genome:
TGCAGGGCAAAAACGAAAAACATAAGCACGCTCAGGCAGGTCAAGGGCGTGAACAGCGGGCTGTGGTCATCGCGTTGGGCCGAGCGGAAGGCATCGACAATCGAATCATCCGCCTCGTCATCGACCCGGTAGATGATGGCCATGGTCGAGACAAAGACTTCACGCGCTGCGAATGAGGACAGAATCCCCACCGTGATTTGCCAGTCATATCCCAAAGGACTGAAGGCTGGCTCAAGGACTTTCCCCAAGCGTCCGGCAAAGCTGTATTCAAGCTGTGAATCCACCTCGGTCACGGTTTCAACAACCACCTCCTGCACGGGTGCCTCAAACTCAGAACGATCCTCCAGCAGCGGATAGTTCATAAGAAACCAAAGGACAATGGAGAGCGCAAAAATGACCGTTCCCGCCCGCTTCAGGAAAGTCCATGCCCGGTCGATCATTTCATGAAAGACGCTGTCCCAGCGGGGCAGGCGATAGGACGGCAACTCCATGATAGTCGACGGACTCGGGCCCTTGAGAAGTGTCTTCCGGAAGACCCAGGCAAAGCCGAGGGCAACGAAGGTGCCGAGAAAATAGAGAAGAAGCAGGATGAGCGATTTCTTGAGCGCGTGACCGGGTCCATCGGGCAGCATGGCGGCGATCATGACCAGATAGACGGGCAGCCGTGCTGAACAAGTCATGAATGGGGCCACGAGGATCGTGACAATCCGTTCCTTCGGGGACTCGATGGTTCGCGTGGCCATAATTCCCGGAACAGCGCAGGCGTACGAACTCAGGAGAGGGATAAAGGACCTTCCGTGCAGTCCCACTTTGCTCATCATGCGATCGAGGAGAAAGGCCGCCCGAGCCATGTAACCCGTCGATTCAAGTAGCGCGATAAAGAAGAAAAGGAATAGAATCTGTGGCAGGAAAATAACCACTCCCCCAACCCCGCCAAAGATGCCGTCGACGACAAGGTTCTTTAGCTGCCCGTCTGGAAGCAAATTTCCTGCGCCGTTCCCCAGCCAGGCAATCAAGCCATCCAGCGCATCCATAAACGGGACTGCCAGAGTGAAAATGCTGTAGAAAAGGACGCCCATGACGAAGGCCAGCACGGGAAAACCAATAAAAGGGTGTAGCAGGATTCGATCAACCCGCTCAGTTACTGATGTCTTTTCAGGATTGTACCGTTTGACGCACTCACGCATCACATCGCCGATCCAGGCATAGCGGTGGGTAATCCACTCGCTCCGCCAACCCGGAATTTCCACATCAAAGCGCTTCTGCCAGTCACGGATTTGTTGCCAGACCGACTGGCCCAAACCGGGATCTTCGTCGCAGGAAAGAAGTAAGCGCGCCTCGCCGTGCGCAAGAACAGAATCAAGTGTTTTCCGGTGTTCAAAGAGCGGAACAAGATCCTCGATCGCCTCCTCGACAAGGGGTGGCTTCTCCATATCCAGCTCCGGCACCGGCAACGGGTGCTGGCTCAGGGCCAGACGCACTTCCATGACGCCTTTTCCACGCGCGGCCTCGCAGGGCACAACCGGCACCCCCAAGCGCTTTTGCAGGCGCTCAACATCGATGCGCATCCCGCGACGCTCCGCCACGTCCATCATGTTCAAGGCCACAACGGTCGGTAAACCCAGTTCAATGACTTGGGTCGCCATGTAGAGATTGCGCTCCAGGTTGCTGGCATCCACACAACAAATCACTGCGGTCGGCTCGGGCAGGACATCGATTCGTCCGAGCAATGCCTCGACTAGAATTTGTTCGTCGGGTGACCGGGCATTGAGGCTGTAACTTCCCGGCAGGTCGAGAATCCGGATAGGATGACCGTGCTGGGAATAAAGAATGCCCTCTTTCCACTCGACCGTCACTCCCGGGTAATTGCCCACCTTTTGGCGTAGCCCCGTAAGGGCGTTAAAGAGCGTGGTTTTTCCCGAGTTGGGATTGCCCACAAGGGCAACAAATGGTGGCTCTGTTTTCAATGCGCTAGACAACTGAAATTCCTATGCGGGCGGCCTCTGAGGACCGAAGCGACAAATGGAATCCGCGGACTTCCACTTCAAGGGGATCACCAAGCGGGGCGCGGCGAACAAACCGGATTTCCGTACCCGGCAAAAGGCCCATTTCCATCAAACGAAGACGGTCCCCCTCGCCGCCCGTGAACTCCTTCACGATACCGCGCTGCCCGGGCTCCATGTCCTTTAACTTCACCACCGCATCCATTGACGGTAATCTCCGCCAACTTTATCCCCTCGTCAACTCCTTATTGAGACTCGTTCCCATTTTCAGGAACCGGCGGGAAGAACAACTGTCTGGAGAGCCTGACCGGGGATACGGATGGTCATTGGCTCGGGGCGCCCAGGCAAATTGATCGAATAGAGCGCATCCTCCTCCAGCGGGTTAAAAACGACCACGGCAATTGACTGGTCGGGATTGCGGAAAGCGGTTGCGAGGAATGCGTCATCCTGACCGGAGAGGCCAACCCGCACGGCCCCTGGACGGACAAATTTGCTGACGTGGGCCATCGCGTA
Encoded proteins:
- the feoB gene encoding ferrous iron transport protein B: MKTEPPFVALVGNPNSGKTTLFNALTGLRQKVGNYPGVTVEWKEGILYSQHGHPIRILDLPGSYSLNARSPDEQILVEALLGRIDVLPEPTAVICCVDASNLERNLYMATQVIELGLPTVVALNMMDVAERRGMRIDVERLQKRLGVPVVPCEAARGKGVMEVRLALSQHPLPVPELDMEKPPLVEEAIEDLVPLFEHRKTLDSVLAHGEARLLLSCDEDPGLGQSVWQQIRDWQKRFDVEIPGWRSEWITHRYAWIGDVMRECVKRYNPEKTSVTERVDRILLHPFIGFPVLAFVMGVLFYSIFTLAVPFMDALDGLIAWLGNGAGNLLPDGQLKNLVVDGIFGGVGGVVIFLPQILFLFFFIALLESTGYMARAAFLLDRMMSKVGLHGRSFIPLLSSYACAVPGIMATRTIESPKERIVTILVAPFMTCSARLPVYLVMIAAMLPDGPGHALKKSLILLLLYFLGTFVALGFAWVFRKTLLKGPSPSTIMELPSYRLPRWDSVFHEMIDRAWTFLKRAGTVIFALSIVLWFLMNYPLLEDRSEFEAPVQEVVVETVTEVDSQLEYSFAGRLGKVLEPAFSPLGYDWQITVGILSSFAAREVFVSTMAIIYRVDDEADDSIVDAFRSAQRDDHSPLFTPLTCLSVLMFFVFALQCVSTVAIVRRETRSWHWPIFQFVYMFAFAWLMAFLVFQGGRLLGFS
- a CDS encoding ferrous iron transport protein A; protein product: MKLKDMEPGQRGIVKEFTGGEGDRLRLMEMGLLPGTEIRFVRRAPLGDPLEVEVRGFHLSLRSSEAARIGISVV